One Trichosurus vulpecula isolate mTriVul1 chromosome 7, mTriVul1.pri, whole genome shotgun sequence genomic region harbors:
- the NEK8 gene encoding serine/threonine-protein kinase Nek8, whose amino-acid sequence MEKYERIRVVGRGAFGIVHLCLRKADQKLVIIKQIPVEQMTKDERLAAQNECQVLKLLNHPNVIEYYENFLEDKALMIAMEYAPGGTLAEYIQKRCNSLLDEETILHFFVQILLALHHVHTHLILHRDLKTQNILLDKHRMIVKIGDFGISKILSSKSKAYTVVGTPCYISPELCEGKPYNQKSDIWALGCVLYELASLKRAFEAANLPALVLKIMSGTFAPISDRYSIELRQLVLSLLSLEPSQRPPLSHIMAQPLCVRALLNLYTDVGSIRMKRVEKPLGSVPTMPGGRAGGRTGGPRSRGVPQGLPRPAIPPPLSSVYAWGGGLSVPTRLPMLNTEVVQVSAGRTQKAGVTRSGRLILWEAPPMGVGGGIQLPGALEQHQPQFISRFLEGQSGVTIKHVACGDLFTACLTDRGIIMTFGSGSNGCLGHGSFTDLSQPTIVEALLGYEMMQVACGASHVLALSTERELFAWGRGDGGRLGLGTRESHSSPQQVPVPPEQEAQWVVCGIDSSMILTVPGQALACGSNRFNKLGLDQVSPGEEPGPHDQVEEALSFTPLGSVPLNSEPLVSVDVGTAHSAAVTASGECYTFGSNQHGQLGTCARRGSRAPCLVAGLQGIKVVMVACGDAFTVAIGAEGDVYTWGKGARGRLGRKDEDAGLPRPVQLEEAQPYTVTSVSCCHGNTLLAIRPATEESIPP is encoded by the exons ATGGAGAAGTACGAGCGGATCCGGGTGGTGGGGAGAGGCGCCTTCGG GATTGTGCACCTGTGCCTTCGGAAGGCTGACCAGAAGCTGGTGATCATCAAGCAGATCCCGGTGGAGCAGATGACCAAGGACGAGCGGTTGGCTGCCCAGAACGAGTGCCAGGTGCTCAAGCTGCTGAACCACCCCAACGTGATCGAGTACTATGAGAACTTTTTGGAGGACAAGGCCCTCATGATCGCCATGGAGTACGCCCCAG GGGGCACGCTGGCCGAGTACATCCAGAAGCGCTGCAACTCCCTCCTGGATGAGGAGACCATCCTCCACTTCTTCGTTCAGATCCTGCTGGCCCTGCACCACGTGCACACCCACCTCATTCTCCACCGAGACCTAAAGACCCAGAACATTCTCCTGGACAAACATCGGATGATCGTTAAGATTGGTGACTTTGGCATCTCCAAGATTCTGAGCAGCAAGAGCAAAGCCTACACT GTGGTGGGTACCCCCTGTTACATCTCCCCAGAGCTGTGTGAGGGCAAGCCCTATAACCAGAAAAGTGACATCTGGGCCCTGGGTTGTGTCCTCTATGAGCTGGCCAGCCTCAAGAGGGCCTTTGAGGCTGCG AATCTCCCAGCCCTGGTGCTGAAGATCATGAGTGGCACCTTCGCGCCCATCTCGGATCGATACAGCATCGAACTTCGCCAGCTGGTGCTGAGTTTGCTGAGCCTGGAGCCTTCCCAGCGGCCCCCACTGAGCCACATCATGGCCCAGCCTCTCTGTGTGCGGGCGCTGCTCAATCTCTACACTGACGTGGGCAGCATCAGGATGAAGAG GGTAGAGAAGCCCCTGGGCAGTGTGCCCACAATGCCGGGTGGCCGAGCAGGGGGCAGAACAGGTGGCCCCCGATCCCGTG GTGTGCCCCAGGGGCTGCCCCGGCCTGCCATCCCACCTCCTCTGTCCTCTGTCTACGCCTGGGGTGGTGGGCTCAGCGTTCCCACAAGGCTGCCCATGCTCAACACTGAGGTGGTCCAGGTCTCAGCCGGGCGCACCCAGAAGGCTGGAGTCACTCGATCTGGGCGCCTCATCTTGTGGGAG GCACCTCCCATGGGCGTTGGTGGGGGCATCCAGCTTCCGGGAGCATTGGAGCAACACCAGCCTCAGTTTATCTCTCGCTTTCTAGAGGGCCAGTCAGGAGTGACTATCAAGCATGTGGCCTGTGGGGACCTCTTTACTGCCTGTCTCACCG ACCGAGGCATCATCATGACCTTCGGCAGCGGCAGTAACGGTTGCCTGGGCCACGGCAGCTTCACCGACCTCagccag CCTACTATTGTGGAGGCCCTGCTAGGCTATGAGATGATGCAGGTGGCCTGTGGGGCATCCCACGTCTTGGCCCTGTCCACAGAACGGGAGCTGTTTGCCTGGGGCCGTGGGGACGGTG GCCGACTGGGGCTGGGTACCAGGGAGTCTCACAGCTCCCCACAGCAGGTGCCCGTGCCCCCTGAACAGGAAGCGCAGTGGGTTGTGTGTGGCATCGACTCCTCCATGATCCTAACAGTGCCTGGCCAGGCCCTGGCCTGTGGGAGTAACAG GTTTAACAAGCTAGGATTGGACCAAGTGTCCCCTGGGGAGGAGCCTGGCCCCCACGACCAGGTGGAAGAAGCCCTGAGCTTTACGCCCCTGGGCTCTGTACCCCTCAACTCAGAGCCTCTAGTGAGTGTGGATGTGGGCACTGCCCACTCTGCTGCTGTGACAG CCTCTGGTGAATGCTACACATTTGGCAGCAACCAGCACGGGCAGCTGGGCACCTGTGCCCGCCGGGGCAGCCGAGCCCCCTGCCTGGTGGCAGGGCTCCAGGGGATCAAGGTGGTGATGGTGGCTTGTGGGGATGCCTTTACAGTGGCCATTGGTGCAG AAGGAGATGTGTACACTTGGGGCAAAGGCGCCCGTGGCCGACTGGGGCGTAAGGATGAGGATGCCGGGCTCCCTCGGCCTGTGCAACTGGAGGAAGCTCAGCCCTACACTGTGACCTCTGTGTCCTGTTGCCATGGGAACACCCTGCTAGCCATCCGCC ctgccacaGAAGAATCCATACCACCTTGA